The Ranitomeya imitator isolate aRanImi1 chromosome 3, aRanImi1.pri, whole genome shotgun sequence genome has a window encoding:
- the LOC138671569 gene encoding zinc finger MYM-type protein 1-like: MADKKKKLQKSLSKIKGSFLKYLSNRNEEAEFQTLEQQASVASEISNVEIEFVSHAENSELQPSISGGRSDQSTSTDMEAAFRGSNDALFASNNGNFLKFVEYLAMFDPVMCEHIRKIRDKEIHAHYLGKTIQNEMIQLLSNGIQEKILDNVKTAKYFSVVLDCTSDVSHVEQMTIIVRFVSTSEDKKFEIKEHFLGFIPVSDTTGGGLTAAVLNKFEELSLSVDNLRGQGYDNGSNMKSEVHDALMDIAENISLTGSSGNVSRLEAQGLAKQVGTFYFVTSVLVWFNILYEINLTSKLLQSQEFDLAAASQNLDKTKKYLQSLRSDEEFEKLLVDGREIAEELGIPANFESSSVPKRNRQFSYEGKDEPIRDEKQSFKINFYVAILDTAINSVDERFTQLKEMELKFAFFYHIRSLEGKPSKFLLDKRKALEKSLTHNEVKDIDAIELCGELQAMSKRVPEDSSPKNVLELLLKSDLKESVPNLVVALRILLTLPVSVASGERSFSKLKYSEVVNDDVNGLLVISLMV, encoded by the exons ATGGCAGATAAGAAGAAAAAACTTCAAAAATCACTTTCAAAAATCAAAGGGTCATTTTTAAAATATCTAAGCAATAGAAATGAAGAGGCGGAATTCCAAACGTTGGAACAACAGGCTTCTGTTGCCTCTGAAATATCGAATGTGGAAATAGAATTTGTTTCTCATGCTGAAAATAGTGAACTACAACCATCAATATCTGGTGGTAGATCTGATCAGAGTACCAGTACTGACATGGAGGCTG CGTTCCGTGGATCAAATGATGCATTGTTTGcatctaataatgggaactttttgAAATTTGTGGAGTATTTGGCTATGTTCGATCCCGTCATGTGTGAGCACATTCGGAAAATCCGGGACAAAGAGATTCATGCACATTATTTGGGAAAAACAATACAGAATGAGATGATTCAACTGCTAAGTAATGGTATTCAGGAAAAGATTCTTGACAATGTCAAAACTGCAAAATACTTTTCTGtagtgctggattgtacttcagaCGTGTCTCATGTTGAACAAATGACTATCATTGTTCGGTTTGTTTCCACATCAGAAGACAAAAAGTTTGAAATTAAAGAGCACTTCTTGGGATTCATTCCTGTTTCTGATACAACTGGAGGTGGTTTGACAGCCGCTGTCTTGAACAAATTTGAAGAACTGTCACTCTCTGTGGACAACTTACGAGGGCAAGGCTACGACAATGGGAGCAACATGAA GAGCGAAGTCCATGATGCCCTAATGGACATAGCAGAAAATATTAGTCTCACAGGAAGCTCTGGAAATGTCTCCCGGCTAGAAGCTCAAGGTCTTGCTAAACAAGTTGGAACCTTTTATTTTGTTACATCTGTTTTAGTATGGTTCAACATTTTGTACGAAATCAATTTGACAAGTAAGTTACTTCAGTCACAAGAATTCGATTTAGCTGCTGCTTCTCAAAACCTTGACAAAACAAAGAAATATCTGCAATCATTAAGAAGCGATGAAGAGTTTGAGAAGCTGTTAGTTGATGGGAGGGAAATCGCAGAAGAGCTTGGCATACCAGCAAATTTTGAGTCAAGTTCTGTGCCAAAACGAAACAGACAGTTCTCTTATGAAGGGAAAGATGAGCCCATAAGAGATGAGAAACAGAGTTTCAAAATTAACTTTTACGTTGCGATCTTAGATACTGCTATAAATTCAGTTGATGAGAGGTTCACTCAGCTGAAAGAAATGGAAttgaaatttgcctttttttaccaCATCCGTTCACTTGAGGGAAAACCAAGCAAATTTCTTCTGGATAAGCGTAAAGCTCTGGAAAAGTCTCTTACACACAACGAAGTAAAAGACATCGATGCCATAGAGCTATGTGGTGAACTGCAGGCAATGTCAAAACGTGTTCCAGAAGATTCATCACCAAAAAACGTTCTTGAACTTTTGCTTAAATCTGACTTGAAAGAAAGTGTCcccaacctggtggtggctctaagaATTCTTTTGACTCTGCCTGTGTCCGTGGCCTCAGGAGAGAGAAGCTTCTCAAAACTAAAG